A region from the Benincasa hispida cultivar B227 chromosome 12, ASM972705v1, whole genome shotgun sequence genome encodes:
- the LOC120068594 gene encoding glutamate decarboxylase 4-like has product MVLSKTLSESDVSIHSTFASRYVRDSAPRFTMPDNSMPKEAAFQIINDELMLDGNPRLNLASFVTTWMEPECDKLIMDSVNKNYVDMDEYPVTTELQNRCVNMIAHLFNAPLGDSDTAVGVGTVGSSEAIMLAGLAFKRKWQNKRKAEGKPYDKPNIVTGANVQVCWEKFARYFEVELKEVKVREGYYVMDPVQAVEMVDENTICVAAILGSTYNGEFEDVKLLNDLLVEKNKESGWDTPIHVDAASGGFIAPFLYPELEWDFRLPLVKSINVSGHKYGLVYAGIGWVIWRTKEDLPEELIFHINYLGADQPTFTLNFSKGSSQIIAQYYQLIRLGFEGYRNVMQNCHDNAMVLKEGLENTGRFTIVSKDMGVPVVAFSLKDRSRHDEFEVSEMLRRFGWIVPAYPMPEGAKHVSVLRVVIREDFSRTLAERLVLDIVKVLAELDTLPPKNGGNETGLKKTVEETEREIATYWRNITKARTIKLAANQTGPSVTVVAK; this is encoded by the exons ATGGTGTTGTCCAAAACTCTCTCTGAATCCGATGTTTCCATACATTCCACATTTGCCTCTCGCTACGTTCGAGACTCTGCTCCAAGGTTCACCATGCCCGATAACTCCATGCCCAAGGAGGCCGCCTTCCAAATCATCAACGACGAGCTCATGCTCGACGGCAACCCAAGGCTCAATTTAGCCTCCTTCGTCACTACCTGGATGGAGCCCGAATGCGATAAGCTCATCATGGACTCTGTCAACAAGAACTACGTCGACATGGACGAATACCCTGTCACCACCGAGCTTCAGAACCGCTGCGTCAACATGATTGCCCATCTCTTCAACGCTCCCTTGGGAGACTCCGACACCGCCGTCGGCGTTGGAACGGTGGGGTCGTCGGAGGCCATCATGCTGGCAGGGCTTGCCTTCAAGAGGAAGTGGCAGAACAAGAGGAAGGCGGAGGGGAAGCCTTATGACAAACCCAATATTGTGACGGGTGCGAATGTGCAAGTTTGCTGGGAGAAATTTGCGAGATACTTTGAAGTGGAGCTGAAGGAAGTTAAAGTGAGAGAAGGGTATTACGTGATGGACCCTGTCCAGGCAGTCGAGATGGTGGATGAGAACACCATTTGTGTTGCTGCAATTTTGGGGTCAACTTATAATGGAGAATTCGAAGATGTGAAGCTGCTGAATGATTTGTTGGTGGAGAAGAACAAGGAAAGTGGATGGGATACGCCAATTCATGTGGATGCAGCCAGTGGTGGGTTCATAGCACCGTTTTTGTATCCAGAGCTCGAATGGGATTTCAGGCTTCCTTTGGTGAAGAGCATCAATGTGAGTGGGCATAAGTATGGGCTTGTTTACGCTGGGATTGGTTGGGTGATCTGGAGAACCAAAGAAGATTTGCCCGAAGAACTCATTTTCCACATCAATTACCTTGGAGCAGATCAACCCACCTTCACTCTCAACTTCTCCAAAG GGTCAAGCCAAATCATTGCTCAATATTATCAACTAATCCGGTTGGGTTTCGAGGGTTACCGGAATGTGATGCAAAATTGTCACGACAATGCAATGGTGCTGAAGGAAGGGCTTGAAAACACAGGGAGGTTCACGATAGTGTCAAAGGACATGGGAGTGCCGGTGGTGGCGTTTTCCCTCAAAGACCGAAGCCGGCACGACGAGTTTGAGGTTTCAGAGATGTTGCGGAGGTTCGGGTGGATTGTTCCGGCGTATCCAATGCCAGAGGGGGCGAAGCACGTGTCAGTTCTTCGAGTGGTGATTAGAGAAGATTTCTCTCGGACGCTTGCAGAGCGGCTTGTGCTTGATATCGTAAAGGTATTGGCAGAGTTAGATACTCTTCCGCCCAAAAATGGTGGAAATGAAACAGGTTTGAAGAAGACGGTAGAGGAAACAGAGAGGGAAATAGCGACATATTGGAGGAATATAACAAAGGCTAGGACAATCAAGCTTGCTGCTAATCAGACTGGTCCTTCGGTTACAGTGGTTGCCAAATAA
- the LOC120067918 gene encoding RNA-binding protein 42-like isoform X3: MEHKAETKRKAIPRKVAEQKWKDPTLADWLENYADDYRLFCGDLGNEVNDDVLSRAFSRFPSFNMAKIYKVSTAKLGWERTFWKNMQCRKI, encoded by the exons ATGGAGCACAAAGCAGAAACTAAAAGGAAAGCGATCCCTCGTAAAGTTGCTGAACAGAAATGGAAGGATCCTACACTTGCTGACTGGCTTGAAA ATTATGCAGATGATTATCGGCTGTTTTGTGGCGATCTTGGTAACGAGGTGAATGATGATGTTCTTTCTCGAGCGTTTTCACGATTTCCATCCTTTAACATGGCCAAG ATCTATAAAGTGTCAACGGCAAAATTAGG TTGGGAGAGAACTTTTTGGAAAAATATGCAATGTCGGAAGATTTAA
- the LOC120067918 gene encoding RNA-binding protein 42-like isoform X1: MEHKAETKRKAIPRKVAEQKWKDPTLADWLENYADDYRLFCGDLGNEVNDDVLSRAFSRFPSFNMAKVLVEGRVLAMELVAMAEEQQLKLYLESIVLHAIQLIFSGMSYELD; this comes from the exons ATGGAGCACAAAGCAGAAACTAAAAGGAAAGCGATCCCTCGTAAAGTTGCTGAACAGAAATGGAAGGATCCTACACTTGCTGACTGGCTTGAAA ATTATGCAGATGATTATCGGCTGTTTTGTGGCGATCTTGGTAACGAGGTGAATGATGATGTTCTTTCTCGAGCGTTTTCACGATTTCCATCCTTTAACATGGCCAAG GTCCTGGTGGAAGGTCGAGTTTTGGCAATGGAGTTGGTAGCTATGGCAGAGGAGCAACAACTCAAACTTTACTTGGAAAGTATCGTTTTACAcgcaattcaattaatttttagtgGAATGAGTTACGAGCTTGATTGA
- the LOC120067918 gene encoding RNA-binding protein 42-like isoform X2 produces the protein MEHKAETKRKAIPRKVAEQKWKDPTLADWLENYADDYRLFCGDLGNEVNDDVLSRAFSRFPSFNMAKLGENFLEKYAMSEDLMKMRSWWKVEFWQWSW, from the exons ATGGAGCACAAAGCAGAAACTAAAAGGAAAGCGATCCCTCGTAAAGTTGCTGAACAGAAATGGAAGGATCCTACACTTGCTGACTGGCTTGAAA ATTATGCAGATGATTATCGGCTGTTTTGTGGCGATCTTGGTAACGAGGTGAATGATGATGTTCTTTCTCGAGCGTTTTCACGATTTCCATCCTTTAACATGGCCAAG TTGGGAGAGAACTTTTTGGAAAAATATGCAATGTCGGAAGATTTAATGAAGATGAG GTCCTGGTGGAAGGTCGAGTTTTGGCAATGGAGTTGGTAG